A window of Oncorhynchus nerka isolate Pitt River linkage group LG4, Oner_Uvic_2.0, whole genome shotgun sequence contains these coding sequences:
- the ccdc126 gene encoding coiled-coil domain-containing protein 126 isoform X1: MLGRNMSQKLSGLLIILGLAWGLMLLRYTVQQPRHKSSGELRQQILELSRRYVKVLNEENQNTLGGPQGPSMAGYADLKRTIAVLLDDILTRLVKLEGKMELVANTSATNSSHPAAGSLASAPVALHKQDTPGNHRLETPRLPPQTPNRPRPGISD; this comes from the exons ATGCTGGGGAGAAACATGTCCCAGAAGCTGAGTGGGCTGCTGATAATCTTGGGGCTGGCGTGGGGGCTCATGTTGCTGCGCTACACCGTGCAGCAGCCGCGCCACAAGAGCAGTGGCGAGCTACGCCAACAGATCCTGGAGCTGAGCCGGCGATATGTCAAGGTGCTCAACGAGGAGAACCAGAACACACTGGGAGGACCGCAGGGCCCCTCCATGGCCGGTTATG ctgatctGAAGAGGACCATAGCAGTGTTGCTGGACGACATCCTGACGCGCCTGGTCAAGCTGGAGGGGAAGATGGAGCTAGTCGCCAACACTTCAGCCACTAACTCCTCCCATCCTGCAGCAGGCTCCCTGGCCTCAGCTCCAGTTGCCTTACACAAGCAGGACACGCCAGGCAACCACCGCCTGGAAACGCCTCGCCTCCCTCCACAAACACCCAACAGACCTCGCCCAGGG ATCAGTGATTAG
- the ccdc126 gene encoding coiled-coil domain-containing protein 126 isoform X2, with product MLGRNMSQKLSGLLIILGLAWGLMLLRYTVQQPRHKSSGELRQQILELSRRYVKVLNEENQNTLGGPQGPSMAGYADLKRTIAVLLDDILTRLVKLEGKMELVANTSATNSSHPAAGSLASAPVALHKQDTPGNHRLETPRLPPQTPNRPRPGV from the exons ATGCTGGGGAGAAACATGTCCCAGAAGCTGAGTGGGCTGCTGATAATCTTGGGGCTGGCGTGGGGGCTCATGTTGCTGCGCTACACCGTGCAGCAGCCGCGCCACAAGAGCAGTGGCGAGCTACGCCAACAGATCCTGGAGCTGAGCCGGCGATATGTCAAGGTGCTCAACGAGGAGAACCAGAACACACTGGGAGGACCGCAGGGCCCCTCCATGGCCGGTTATG ctgatctGAAGAGGACCATAGCAGTGTTGCTGGACGACATCCTGACGCGCCTGGTCAAGCTGGAGGGGAAGATGGAGCTAGTCGCCAACACTTCAGCCACTAACTCCTCCCATCCTGCAGCAGGCTCCCTGGCCTCAGCTCCAGTTGCCTTACACAAGCAGGACACGCCAGGCAACCACCGCCTGGAAACGCCTCGCCTCCCTCCACAAACACCCAACAGACCTCGCCCAGGGGTATAG